The Capsicum annuum cultivar UCD-10X-F1 chromosome 3, UCD10Xv1.1, whole genome shotgun sequence genomic sequence aaACCATCTCATTAAGAATAGAATGAGAAGATTTTATAAGTTAAATTGGTACTCTAATTTAGAACTTAGGTTCTATCACCAGAGGAGTTTgaaaatactaggtgatttcgTCTCAGGTGTCctcctagccttggtggataaAATTACCTTGTAGTTGTAGATGGTGAAAGGGTGAGTGGTGGCAGGTAGAttgtggaattagttgaggtgcgtgGAAGTTGAGATGAAAACCACACCACAgttattaaggaaaaaaaatgaacacatatactctctccgtttaaaaaagaatgacctagtttgactaGATACGGagcttaagaaaaataaagaaattttttaatcttgtggtcttaaataaaaaatatgtcaaatgtaccaaaataccaAAATGCTCTTCAATTTTATAGTCTTAAACATGAcacgtgaaaagttaaaattaaaaagttgccaaaaaaggaagggtcattcttttttaaatggagggagtagttcTTTTTGTGACTAATTGTCACGTaaattgggatggagggagtGTTGACGATATTTGATCAAACACATATGGCATAATCAGGCTAGCATCATCAAAGTCTAGTACACACTCGGGTGTCAAAATGTCAAGCCTAACCaactggttagctaaagactgaacctttaAGGCCAAAGGTCGCTCTTGCGTCATGTGACAAAGCCCACTACAATCATAACATGTACAATCTAGGGTGGGTCACCGACCTGAAGAAGATAAAGTCATCTAACCACCAATTGGTAACTATAGATAAGAGTCTGAATAAACATTAATTGATGATCTGTAGAGGTTGAAACTAACTAGGTAGATCTCTACGCTATACAATGCCTATAACTTAAATAGTTTTGCTAATGTAGATACAGttagatgattttggattgaAGTTGTTGGAACAGAAAGCAGCCTATCTACTTGAGTCGGGGGTCCATCAAAAactcacttgtgggattatacttgttgttgttgttgaaccgAATTAAACATTTTGGAGTTGCAAAATTGAAATAATATCATGTAAATATGGAGAGGAGAgataatgatttatgattttgggTAAGTACTGATGATATTCAAAGTGATCTGATTTTGTGTTGCAGAATAGGTGTGTTAACATGTTAGCACATCTTTTCCATGCCCCAGTTGGTGATGATGAGACTGCAGTAGGAGTTGGTACAGTGGGTTCATCAGAGGCAATCATGCTTGCTGGTCTTGCTTTCAAACGCAAATGGCAAGCGAGAAGAAAAGCAGAAGGCAAACCTTTTGATAAGCCTAATATAGTCACTGGAGCTAATGTGCAGGTGATTTAAACTATCAGTCACCTTTGCAACTGTCTTTCTTGTACTGTGAATGGACTCTGGGTGTAAGTTTGAATATTTCTCGTGTTTCATGGATTAATGTATGCAATATTGACTTGTAATCCTAGTCTTGAAACATATGGTGAAGTTCTACCTGGTGATATTGTTGTCAAATTGTTATCTTGTTATTTCTAAGCGACTAATAGTCTGGTTGGTCAAGCTTTTAAAATCAGCTTATTTTgataagtgttttttttttttcaaaatgctCTTCAAAAAAGTAATTTACATGAGAAGCAGCTTTTGTTTGACTATTCAATTTAAAAGGCATGTTTGAGCAGCATGTGATCAGATGGAAGTatgctttttaaaaaattatctgtCAATATTAGTCTCTTGATCAGCCGTTCAGGACAAGGTTAACTACTAGAACCCCATTAGTCTTGTAGAATTGCCTGATCACTAAAGGTCCTCTTTATTGTTTTCAGTTCTGCTGAAAATTTTCTGTCTGAATTATGTGGTACAGGTCTGTTGGGAAAAATTTGCAAGGTACTTTGAGGTTGAATTGAAGGAGGTGAAACTCAAAGAAGGGTACTATGTAATGGACCCTGCCAAAGCAGTTGAGATGGTGGATGAGAATACAATATGCGTTGCCGCTATTCTTGGTTCCACTCTGACGGGGGAATTTGAGGATGTGAAGCTCCTAAACGAGCTCCTTACAAAAAAGAACAAGGAAACTGGATGGGATACACCGATCCATGTCGATGCTGCCAGTGGAGGATTTATTGCTCCTTTCTTGTGGCCAGATCTTGAATGGGATTTCCGCTTGCCTTTAGTGAAAAGTATAAATGTCAGTGGTCACAAGTATGGCCTTGTATATGCTGGTGTCGGTTGGGTGATATGGCGGAGCAAGGACGATTTGCCTGATGAGCTCGTCTTTCATATAAACTACCTTGGATCTGATCAGCCTACTTTTACTCTCAACTtctctaaaggtaatttcaaatGCTCTTCATATGCGGTGACAGGAAATAAGTAATGACTCGTCATTCAGAAGCAGCTTTTGACGTTCCTACTCgaggttttgttttgatgttagCTTTGATGCTGTCTCCCAATTACAGGTTCCTATCAAATAATTGCTCAGTACTATCAGTTAATAAGACTCGGCTTTGAGGTAATCACAGTCATCAAATTGAACACGACTCTGTTTCTTTAAAAGCATGAACAGCAATTGCTtggattttgttatttaataTAAGTCGAAAGCTGAGTTGTCTTCAAAGGTAACTTTTTAGGTCTTATATTGTGCTCGTTTTCAAGTCTTAACCCTGTAAAACTACAATTCCTTTGATAATTATGCAGAATACCTTTGAATCTAAAACAAATGTTACTCGTACAGAGTAATGGAGAAAAAAGTGGAATATTGTTAGTTTTTAATGATGTTTGTCAACAACAATGTTGTTTCTGAGGTTGTTACTTCATTTGGTGCAAAGTAAACCTGCCAGTGCATTGCTTAAGCACAATGCAAATGAGTTTTGCTCTTTTGTTTCTGGTCTGCAAGGGTTATAAAGACATCATGGAGAATTGCCTGGCAAATGCAAAAGTACTAACAGATGGAATCGCAAATATGGGGCGGTTCGATATTGTCTCTAAGGACGTGGGTGTTCCTGTTGTAGCATTTTCTCTCAGAGACAGCAGCAAATATACGGTATTTGAAGTGTCTGAGCACCTCAGAAGATTTGGATGGATCGTCCCAGCATACACAATGCCGCCAGATGCTGAACACATTGCTGTTCTGCGGGTTGTCATTCGAGAGGATTTTAGCCACAGCCTAGCAGAGAGACTTGTATCAGACATTGAGAAAATTCTGACAGAGTTAGACACACAGCCTTCTCGTTTGCCCACCATATCTGCTCGCGTCACTGCAGAGGAAGTGCAGAATGACAAGGGTGATGGGCTTCATCAGTTTCACACCGATATTGTAGAGACTCAGAAGGACATAATTAAGCATTGGAGGAGAATTGCGGGGAAGAAGACCAGCGGAGTTTGTTAGTTCTGGCCACAGCTGTTTTTTGGGGTTCGCCTCCATCGCCAACGTATAGTATATATTATGTTTGTTGTTTCCATTTATTAAAGTTGCTGGTACTGTAATGCTTTCATGATCTTGGCTTTCTATCTATATATGTAAATTAAGTACATTTCAGGTTTGCTATAACATGCTCCTCTTATTAGGTTTtctatctatatatgtatattaagataCAAGACAGGATTGTTATTTGATAGAGTGCCTTATATTGTGTTGGTTGAAT encodes the following:
- the LOC107862809 gene encoding glutamate decarboxylase; the protein is MVLTTTSIRDSEESLHCTFASRYVQESLPKFKIPERSMPKEAAFQIVNDELMLDGNPRLNLASFVSTWMEPECDKLIMSSINKNYVDMDEYPVTTELQNRCVNMLAHLFHAPVGDDETAVGVGTVGSSEAIMLAGLAFKRKWQARRKAEGKPFDKPNIVTGANVQVCWEKFARYFEVELKEVKLKEGYYVMDPAKAVEMVDENTICVAAILGSTLTGEFEDVKLLNELLTKKNKETGWDTPIHVDAASGGFIAPFLWPDLEWDFRLPLVKSINVSGHKYGLVYAGVGWVIWRSKDDLPDELVFHINYLGSDQPTFTLNFSKGSYQIIAQYYQLIRLGFEGYKDIMENCLANAKVLTDGIANMGRFDIVSKDVGVPVVAFSLRDSSKYTVFEVSEHLRRFGWIVPAYTMPPDAEHIAVLRVVIREDFSHSLAERLVSDIEKILTELDTQPSRLPTISARVTAEEVQNDKGDGLHQFHTDIVETQKDIIKHWRRIAGKKTSGVC